From a region of the Babesia bovis T2Bo chromosome 1, whole genome shotgun sequence genome:
- a CDS encoding putative integral membrane protein, which translates to MSAENIYNISLHNVLTVLLFSIICYIPDSAHLESCSDWSEWSEISQIRNDFVIGYGELSSLPDGISDPHQCRHFNLEPIPGLTKPREPTRISVALAGGMVCTVGVVASVIATYFYTRPT; encoded by the exons ATGTCGGCTGAAAACATTTACAACATTTCTCTACACAATGTTTTAACAGTGC TGTTGTTCTCTATTATCTGTTATATACCTGATTCGGCACACCTTGAATCATGTTCCGACTGGTCAGAGTGGTCTGAAATTTCTCAAATTCGAAATGATTTCGTTATTGGATACGGGGAGCTTTCATCACTACCAGATGGGATATCAGATCCACATCAATGCCGTCATTTCAACCTTGAGCCTATTCCAG GTTTAACAAAACCGCGTGAACCAACGCGTATATCCGTGGCATTGGCAGGTGGCATGGTTTGTACCGTAGGCGTGGTAGCATCTGTGATTGCCACCTACTTTTACACAAGGCCTACCTAA
- a CDS encoding putative integral membrane protein, whose product MIVKCSLNAAKVPCSRSFVTAAHCGHTSRKPFNGVISTKKLMNSAIDKRAFGSYIENYYTTNHASTGFSSPLRKTFIFMVFTFQAVFTFGYLFHTNYYFTGKALPKPEQSSQLCSDSK is encoded by the exons atgATTGTCAAGTGTTCACTGAACGCGGCAAAAGTCCCATGCTCTAGGAGTTTTGTTACAGCAGCTCATTGCGGGCATACATCAAGGAAGCCATTTAATGGTGTAATATCTACTAAAAAATTAATGAATAGCGCAATTGATAAAAGGGCATTTGGATCCTACATTGAAAACTATTATACTACAAATCATGCGTCAACGGGATTCTCATCACCTCTGCGCAAGACATTTATATTCATGGTTTTCACCTTTCAG GCTGTTTTCACATTCGGTTATCTCTTTCACACAAACTACTACTTCACCGGAAAGGCTCTCCCTAAACCAGAACAGTCTTCTCAACTTTGCTCAGACTCAAAGTAA
- a CDS encoding zinc knuckle domain containing protein yields the protein MRSRYNRTLAGCWSSEQIEESLRSRQAELDSDLPKTAARIRYLKRKISKLQKALNDGTPVGGNILPQKPKKPLPRRIKNRQNTDSSSDKTVESSKKPKRVRKTCFKCRKRGHTLRECSAAEVGICFRCGSTDHILRDCQDPDNGTLPFTSCFICKKNGHIASQCPDNDKGIYPNGGCCFFCGSVTHLKAMCPERRKSTSR from the exons ATGCGTAGTCGATATAATCGCACATTAGCTGGCTGCTGGAGCAGCGAGCAGATAGAGGAGTCTCTCAGGAGTCGGCAGGCAGAGCTGGACAGCGACCTTCCCAAAACTGCAGCGCGTATCAGATATCTTAAAAGAAAAATTTCAAAGCTCCAAAAGGCTCTAAATGATGGTACACCTGTAGGTGGCAATATCCTTCCGCAGAAACCTAAGAAACCCCTCCCTCGACGAATTAAAAATCGTCAAAATACAGATTCTTCGAGTGATAAAACTGTTGAATCATCAAAAAAACCCAAGAGAGTCAGGAAAACGTGTTTTAAGT GTCGTAAGCGCGGTCATACTCTACGAGAGTGCAGCGCAGCGGAAGTAGGCATATGCTTTCGATGCGGTTCTACTGATCATATACTTCGTGATTGTCAAGACCCAGACAAC GGAACTCTACCATTCACATCGTGCTTTATTTGCAAAAAGAACGGACACATTGCTTCACAATGCCCGGATAATGACAAAGGTATATATCCCAATGGTGGATGCTGTTTTTTTTGTGGATCAGTAACTCATCTGAAGGCGATGTGCCCTGAGCGTAGGAAAAGCACTTCTAGATAG
- a CDS encoding DHHC palmitoyltransferase family protein: MRVSSAPIGRLLSICFISLIFFAVYTIYIEFVCMPYFQFDVDVQYRRLSLQYEGLRELVNFHFLVLMLLWSFITTAITDPGYIPDKWKADNTAIYNCKERNENGELRYCEYEDCYKPDRAHYCRQLGRNVLKMDHYCHWMANCIGFYNYKFFFLTLFYTNVGSFYILRNIYATFCQSYIDPNASFNQLFYLALISTVLVVIILVLLPFMCFHLWLISINKTTIEFCEFTPSGSYNYNLGTLENFKAVFGSNPLYWFIPCGSPIGDGLNYPDGIKYCTFIA; encoded by the exons ATGCGTGTTTCGTCGGCACCAATTGGACGCCTTTTATCGATATGT TTTATAAGCCTTATCTTCTTCGCCgtctatacaatatatatagag TTTGTGTGTATGCCTTACTTCCAGTTTGACGTGGATGTTCAATACCGGCGTCTTAGTTTGCAATATGAGGGATTAAGAGAACTTGTGAACT TTCATTTCTTAGTGTTGATGTTACTTTGGTCTTTTATTACGACTGCTATAACAGACCCAGGTTACATACCCG ATAAATGGAAAGCTGATAAcactgctatatataactgtAAAGAGCGCAATGAAAACG GCGAACTTAGATATTGTGAATATGAAGATTGTTACAAGCCTGATCGTGCCCACTACTGCCGACAACTTGGGAGGAATGTTCTGAAAATGGACCATTACTGTCATTGG ATGGCTAACTGCATTGGATTTTACAATTACAAGTTCTTTTTTCTTACGTTATTCTATACAAACGTTGGGAGTTTCTACATACTGAGAAACATATATGCAACCTTTTGCCAATCTTATATCGATCCCAACGCCTCGTTTAACCAACTGTTTTATTTGGCATTAATCAGCACGGTTCTTGTCGTAATCATCTT AGTATTGCTACCTTTTATGTGCTTTCACTTGTG GCTGATTTCGATAAACAAGACGACTATCGAGTTTTGTGAATTTACTCCATCTGGGTCATACAACTACAACCTCGGGACTTTGGAAAATTTCAAAGCCGTATTTGGAAGCAATCCTCTGTACTGGTTCATACCCTGTGGTTCCCCAATAGGCGACGGACTGAATTACCCGGATGGTATAAAGTACTGCACCTTTATCGCTTGA
- a CDS encoding Methyltransferase domain family protein encodes MDGNDNIVGSTDGTSSIPIDLTNKDLKAVQSHFVHDTYDMIAPHFSHTRYNPWPGVVKFITALEPYSLVLDVGCGNGKYLDLRDDVLFIGVDRCRRLLECAKQKAHSNLLTCDCLSLPFQSNIADLTLSIAVIHHLPYAKQRRDAVIEMLRCTKSQGTVVVYVWAREQQKFTVGYRNFESGDVLVPWHVQEKYCKRSSEDTSLSPAASNTKIYRFYHVFTHEEVKEFGASFNDMATVASIEFEANNWILTLIKL; translated from the exons ATGGATGGCAACGATAATATTGTTGGATCGACTGATGGCACTAGCAGCATCCCTATTGATTTGACCAATAAAGATTTAAAAGCAGTTCAATCGCATTTTGTTCACGATACCTATGACATGATCGCACCGCATTTTTCTCACACTAGGTACAATCCCTGGCCTGGTGTGGTAAAATTTATAACAGCATTAGAGCCTTATTCTCTAGTGTTAGATGTTGGTTGTGGTAATGGCAAATATCTGGATTTACGAGACGATGTTCTTTTTATTGGGGTTGATCGGTGTCGAAGATTACTGGAATGTGCCAAACAAAAGGCGCATTCAAATTTGCTAACATGTGATTGTTTGAGCTTACCATTTCAGTCCAACATAGCCGATTTGACTCTTTCAATAGCAGTTATCCATCACTTACCCTACGCAAAGCAGCGGCGTGATGCAGTAATAGAGATGCTCCGTTGTACCAAGAGTCAAGGCACTGTTGTCGTTTATGTATG GGCACGTGAGCAACAAAAATTCACTGTTGGCTATCGGAATTTTGAATCGGGAGATGTCTTAGTCCCCTGGCACGTTCAGGAGAAGTATTGCAAGCGTTCATCGGAAGACACATCATTATCTCCTGCAGCTTCCAATACGAAGATTTATCGCTTTTATCATGTATTTACCCATGAAGAGGTAAAAGAATTCGGTGCATCCTTCAATGATATGGCTACGGTCGCATCCATTGAGTTTGAGGCCAATAACTGGATTCTTACATTAATCAAACTCTAA
- a CDS encoding rRNA-processing protein EBP2, producing the protein MPLQIKALGYVLQPGERFIDSDDIEDYDDDDEITEETSSQKRIHINKTEEIIAKIKEIIPKRNGKELPWIETLALTSDEPCSKEFNHNETLKVEQHFKDIAMSCVKDGLQRLVNLGIDFNRPSDFYADMIKTDFQMERVMAKLANRTKRIQEKRNELNMKVKKGFDKQVKQRQRKNQFIKEVEDIVKNRKDDVPVERQIDRLIENNSNSSSGKKSDNKIQKSGKKKVLGANSRGSKKPASGRKGGKTKKNDTKKSSGKSSRRTKGQSRPKGATKKKGKGRK; encoded by the exons atgcCGCTCCAAATAAAAGCATTGGGATACGTTTTACAACCAGGTGAACGCTTTATAG ACAGTGACGATATCGAAGATTatgatgacgatgatgaAATCACTGAGGAAACCTCTTCACAGAAACgcatacacatcaataaAACGGAAG AAATTATAGCCAAGATCAAGGAAATCATCCCAAAACGCAATGGCAAGGAACTACCGTGGATTGAAACGCTAGCGCTGACGTCTGACGAACCGTGCAGTAAAGAATTCAACCACAATGAAACATTAAAGGTGGAACAACATTTTAAGGATATTGCGATGAGTTGTGTAAAAGATGGGTTGCAGCGTCTAGTCAATCTAGGCATCGATTTCAACAGACCGTCGGACTTCTACGCGGATATGATCAAAACTGATTTCCAAATGGAACGTGTGATGGCCAAATTGGCCAATCGTACAAAACGAATACAAGAGAAACGCAATGAACTGAATATGAAGGTGAAGAAAGGGTTCGACAAACAGGTGAAGCAAAGGCAACGCAAAAACCAATTCATCAAGGAAGTTGAGGATATTGTGAAAAATCGTAAAGATGATGTTCCAGTTGAACGTCAAATTGACAGGCTCATCGAAAACAATTCTAACTCTAGTTCTGGAAAAAAATCAGATAATAAAATCCAAAAGTCGGGTAAGAAAAAGGTTCTTGGAGCTAATTCTAGGGGATCAAAGAAACCAGCTAGTGGAAGGAAAGGTGGTAAGACGAAGAAGAATGATACCAAGAAGTCCTCGGGTAAAAGCTCTCGCCGTACAAAAGGTCAAAGCCGTCCTAAAGGTGCCACGAAGAAAAAAGGAAAAGGACGCAAGTAA
- a CDS encoding Brix domain containing protein: protein MGGSTKKSKKSVAEVSPVEPESKKQVLYMLSSSHNSETKQLLKDLFQLGKPWGVYRENYHNDVDRSESLNIHVGEHNHRIAEMVSNRMGCGLYVVASSNKKRPLSLGFGRLYDGKILDCCHLRALKYVPFDFFKGPNDLEISHNSYPLVVAQGAHFGEESGRMRTVRDILLDFFRPPQTGCVSLENINQVLVLTSVDGEGDQPGAQPQRILLRRYQINLNKSSDDPKLPHVSLTEIGPHIDLEVLDCMEADADTFKHATAIARKPQKLVTGVDTEHSVPVKRRKNVSTTALGHTQGRVYINRQSLDKLYTPHSKTLKAKRHG from the exons ATGGGAGGTTCTACTAAGAAAAGCAAGAAATCTGTTGCAGAAGTGTCTCCGGTTGAGCCTGAATCAAAGAAGCAGGTGCTGTATATGCTTTCCTCGAGTCACAATTCAGAAACCAAGCAACTTCTTAAGGACCTATTTCAGCTCGGGAAACCCTGGGGAGTATATCGAGAGAACTATCACAATGATGTCGATCGTTCTGAAAGTTTGAATATTCACGTTGGTGAACACAACCACCGCATCGCTGAGATGGTATCCAATCGTATGGGATGCGGGCTTTATGTTGtggcaagctccaataaGAAGCGACCTTTAAGTTTGGGTTTTGGTCGTCTATATGATGGCAAGATTCTAGACTGTTGTCATTTACGTGCTCTAAAGTACGTCCCCTTTGATTTTTTCAAGGGACCTAACG ACCTCGAGATATCGCATAACTCTTACCCACTGGTGGTGGCACAAGGTGCTCATTTTGGAGAAGAAAGCGGGCGTATGCGCACTGTTCGGGACATACTTTTGGATTTCTTCCGACCTCCACAAACTGGTTGTGTATCTCTGGAGAACATAAATCAGGTTTTAGTTTTAACTAGTGTTGATGGCGAAGGAGACCAACCCGGAGCTCAACCACAACGCATTCTTTTGCGCCGTTACCAAATAAACCTCAACAAGTCTAGCGATGATCCTAAGTTGCCTCATGTTAGTCTCACTGAGATTGGTCCGCATATTGATCTGGAGGTACTAGATTGCATGGAGGCCGACGCCGATACCTTTAAACATGCCACAGCGATTGCTCGCAAGCCTCAAAAGCTTGTTACAGGTGTAGATACGGAGCATTCTGTGCCAGTGAAGCGCCGCAAAAATGTATCTACGACTGCCCTGGGTCATACCCAGGGTCGCGTTTACATCAATCGGCAATCACTCGATAAACTTTACACTCCTCACTCTAAAACTTTGAAAGCCAAACGGCATGGATAA
- a CDS encoding Josephin (Ataxin-3) family protein, producing the protein METTVYWEKQNPQSKLCALHCLNAFLQGPKVTNEELVGISHRLGKTESELLQQSGKTFFSYDSLGYSYDSNGGDYDVTVLIEALRLRNFHCNYYTLNDMKLSTFQQRNDKCGFICNAHEHWFCVRMLMTDRWFILDSLRPGPQEIDYGSLYSFISTLLENKKGAVFLVSPSIPGMKLPEAEPHLYPKLESHQMFLSLDDIKQLNDQGTHDFQDGEDKSFLYRAGRSKPGPVVWPTTGGVRLDDTSRVPVTTSTPKSDDDYTGSDACRVAVKLSGTARITRSFNPRSSLSELFAWVEKHIDNTGEMFYTLLQTNPNRRLVKYVTGCIELIENEGPPRDGANATLLDAGLESHEMFILRCD; encoded by the exons ATGGAGACCACTGTATACTGGGAAAAACAGAATCCTCAATCTAAGTTATGTGCGTTACATTGTCTAAATGCCTTCCTCCAG GGGCCTAAAGTTACTAATGAAGAGTTGGTTGGCATTTCACATAGGCTAGGCAAAACGGAGAGTGAGCTGTTGCAACAATCGG GCAAGACTTTCTTCAGCTACGATTCTTTGGGTTATAGTTACGATTCCAATGGCGGCGATTATGATGTAACG GTGTTGATTGAAGCATTGCGCTTGCGCAATTTTCACTGCAATTACTACACTTTGAATGACATGAAACTCAGCACGTTTCAGCA AAGGAATGATAAATGTGGTTTTATTTGCAACGCCCATGAGCACTGGTTTTGCGTGAGGATGCTTATGACCGATCGATG GTTTATTTTAGACAGTTTGAGACCCGGTCCGCAGGAAATAGATTATGGATCGCTATATTCGTTCATTAGCACTCTTCTGGAAAACAAGAAAGGTGCTGTGTTTTTGGTATCTCCTAGCATACCAGGTATGAAGTTGCCTGAGGCTGAACCGCACCTGTATCCCAAGTTGGAAAGCCATCAAATGTTTTTATCATTGGATGACATTAAAC AACTGAACGACCAGGGCACCCATGACTTTCAG GATGGAGAGGACAAAAGCTTCCTCTATCGTGCTGGGCGTTCCAAACCAGGACCGGTTGTATGGCCCACCACAGGGGGGGTACGCCTCGACGACACAAGCAGGGTACCCGTGACAACTTCCACACCAAAGAGCGACGACGATTACACGGGCTCCGATGCTTGCAGGGTGGCCGTCAAACTCTCTGGTACTGCACGTATAACTCGAAGTTTTAATCCTCGGAGCTCCTTGAGTGAATTGTTCGCATGGGTGGAGAAGCACATTGACAACACAGGTGAGATGTTTTATACCCTGTTGCAAACCAATCCAAACCGTCGCCTTGTCAAATATGTCACTGGTTGTATCGAGTTGATAGAAAATGAAGGCCCCCCTCGGGATGGTGCTAACGCCACGTTGTTGGACGCCGGTTTAGAATCGCACGAGATGTTCATTTTGCGCTGTGACTAA
- a CDS encoding putative integral membrane protein, with product MYLYKNGSAAVAVTAICLIFWTTVSGQLPQEDSKSATHIYSEFEDEATILEPLNSAGEQMVYEDIPNELAEMDKVTHVYTSKDEAASTGNKVVNTNLLEYADEAMSYVEGVYSRIQSYNTMYAGKSDELLDTMSKYTYLLSKMLNDKTGISHLSFVRRYLNHATKIKDDVRDASEARNNVMKEANAIYYGIKESYNTIKLDFERYYTKPGVVINTAVSSLMGIGESYKLLVKLHKRMFDATTAFRFVLNRLRATTVYMFSYLVCLDILYTEIMPLRMVAVQDVLGTKGTGDIMNSYHTNMINKRKAVKMLMRSPTLQEDVYHQIDRIYKEMSTLVERAKMMAKSTSSIVERIDKHGIKLLNRKIALVVDAWNDNYKRPIVMATKLNKEFKKLSKMANKIKDELNAVHTTKQSLYTMSTRCNELYAIARKLAGLEVVERCPTNTITIPTPTMTNIDQIYNGGPNVTSFGHDQRRSATSQQAEPLPPQCPTWNNSSPTTDGNGSTDVYRPFTHPDYRSYEPMDGDEDEDSPPPYQFHSSDYNPSGSESMMDSAKGCKRKYDEYNTEDSSTPKIVPPKPPRRISQMTTDANGTKNYVDGVEGESVPSPHADELARPTKSLDSSSNETAPSTPNESHGDNMTSDIKTMYIPADNRCTNENFDPLRESSNDEAHSNILDGTTLTYNGMGNDTYRNMLAVDLMDLLKRVLDVNRRVKYYQPAIKALKSKSDGVPGARTSKFIIAKVKEMNRMLE from the coding sequence ATGTATTTGTATAAAAATGGCTCTGCTGCCGTAGCAGTAACTGCTATTTGCTTAATATTTTGGACAACTGTGTCAGGGCAACTGCCACAAGAAGAcagcaaaagtgcaactcatatatattctgAGTTTGAAGATGAAGCAACGATATTGGAACCATTGAACTCAGCTGGTGAACAAATGGTTTACGAAGATATTCCAAATGAATTAGCAGAAATGGATAAAGTCACCCATGTGTATACGTCAAAGGATGAGGCTGCTAGTACAGGAAACAAAGTAGTAAATACTAACTTATTGGAATATGCGGATGAAGCAATGTCGTACGTTGAGGGAGTATACAGCAGGATACAGTCCTACAACACCATGTATGCAGGGAAAAGCGACGAACTTCTAGACACGATGAGCAAATATACGTATTTGCTATCCAAGATGCTAAACGACAAAACGGGTATCAGCCACCTCTCATTCGTGAGAAGGTACCTTAACCACGCAACGAAAATTAAGGATGATGTAAGGGACGCTAGTGAAGCGCGCAACAATGTAATGAAAGAAGCTAATGCAATATATTACGGTATTAAAGAAAGCTACAACACCATTAAACTCGATTTTGAAAGATACTATACAAAACCAGGAGTTGTAATCAATACTGCCGTGTCATCACTAATGGGAATAGGTGAATCATACAAACTTTTAGTGAAATTACATAAAAGAATGTTCGATGCAACCACAGCGTTCCGATTTGTGCTCAACAGGCTTAGGGCTACAACTGTCTATATGTTCTCGTACTTGGTATGCctagatatattatatacagaGATCATGCCCCTAAGAATGGTTGCAGTACAAGACGTCCTGGGAACAAAAGGTACCGGTGACATCATGAACAGCTACCACACTAACATGATCAATAAACGTAAAGCAGTTAAGATGTTAATGAGAAGTCCCACACTACAGGAGGATGTATACCACCAAATTGATCgaatatataaagaaaTGTCAACTTTAGTTGAACGTGCAAAGATGATGGCTAAAAGTACATCGTCAATTGTCGAACGTATCGATAAGCATGGTATAAAACTACTAAATCGAAAGATAGCACTAGTTGTGGATGCATGGAATGACAATTACAAACGGCCCATTGTAATGGCAACGAAATTGAACAAAGAATTTAAGAAACTATCGAAAATGGCAAATAAAATCAAGGATGAATTGAACGCAGTCCATACAACGAAACAATCACTCTACACAATGTCGACCAGATGTAACGAGCTCTATGCAATAGCACGTAAACTTGCTGGTTTAGAAGTTGTAGAAAGGTGCCCGACAAATACGATCACTATTCCAACCCCTACCATGACAAATATAGACCAGATTTATAACGGTGGTCCCAATGTGACCTCCTTTGGGCATGATCAACGTAGAAGTGCAACATCACAACAGGCAGAACCATTGCCGCCACAATGTCCAACCTGGAATAATTCATCACCAACAACTGATGGCAATGGATCTACCGACGTATATCGACCATTTACACATCCTGATTACCGGAGCTATGAACCTATGGATGGtgatgaagatgaggatTCGCCGCCGCCGTATCAATTTCACTCTAGTGATTACAATCCCAGTGGTTCAGAAAGCATGATGGATTCTGCAAAAGGATGTAAAAGGAAatatgatgaatacaacacGGAGGATAGTAGCACCCCTAAAATCGTGCCACCTAAACCACCCAGAAGAATATCACAAATGACTACAGATGCCAATGGAACTAAAAACTACGTAGATGGAGTGGAAGGTGAATCCGTGCCATCACCACACGCAGATGAACTGGCTAGGCCCACGAAATCCTTAGACAGCTCATCCAACGAAACGGCACCCAGTACACCAAATGAGAGCCATGGTGATAATATGACGAGTGATATTAAAACCATGTATATACCAGCAGATAACCGATGTACCAACGAAAACTTTGATCCATTAAGAGAATCAAGCAATGATGAGGCACATAGTAACATACTAGATGGAACTACCTTAACATATAATGGAATGGGAAATGACACCTATAGGAATATGCTAGCTGTGGACCTAATGGACCTGCTAAAAAGAGTTCTAGATGTCAATCGTAGAGTAAAATACTACCAACCAGCCATCAAAGCGCTAAAGAGCAAATCCGATGGCGTTCCAGGAGCACGAACATCAAAGTTTATAATAGCAAAGGTAAAAGAAATGAACAGAATGCTCGAATAA